Within the Aspergillus luchuensis IFO 4308 DNA, chromosome 5, nearly complete sequence genome, the region accaccgccctaCTGACAGCCAATTTCTTCGCGGGCGGCTCCAACATCCCCCCATGTGCCGGTGGAACGCCCTGCTACATGCCCGTCTATCCGTCGACTGCGGAGTTCGCCGTCATGCTCACCACCACAGTAGTTACATCCGTGATGAACTTTGTCGTCGTTCCCCGTGCCCTCGAGAGATCCGAGCGCTCAAGAACTATATTTTCGTATCTGGCGGGTCTGGAATTTGGCGTAGGACTGCTGTTCTCTGGAATGGCTGACCCAGCCAAGGTCCTGCGGTTCTTTGCCTTCCTGTCTGACCCTTCGCGATTCGATCCATCACTGGCACTTATAATCCTCTTCGGAATCGGCCCGTCACTGATAATCTTTTTGTCGACCAAACCGGGGAAAAAGACCGATAACAAAGCGGAACAGTCCACACCCACTCTGGCGGCACAATGGAGACTCCCCACTGCGACTGTAGCCGATATTGACTGGAAATTTGTGGCAGGCGGAGTCGCTTTCGGCCTCGCCTGGGGACTACGCGGAGTATGCCCCGGTCCAGCCATCCTGCGCAGTGTGCTCCAGCCGGTTTGGGGGCTTGCAGAGATGACTGGTTTTATGCTCGGAAATCTGATGTGATTTGTTTCTCGTTGCTGTGAAAGAGCGGTGGTGCTGTACCAAAAGCCGTTCTGGAAGGGCCATGCGCGGCGGGATGGCCGAGCGTTTCCATTCATGAGCTATGCAAGCAATCAGGCATCAGCACAGCTCATAAATATTCCGCGCAATAGATGTACATAGAGAATCGAGGGCCGCAATGGCCATTGAATGTGAATATATTCAGACAATGCTTACAGTTCAGTCTTGACATCGTAGCCAGTGCGCTTGTTCTTTCCATGGGCATCTTCTCGAGATTCCTGCTCAGATCCCGGCATGAAgccctccagctccatcCACTCTGCCGCAAATGCGGTAACCAACAAGCTCCAGTCCTCTACTGTCGCCAGGTCCAAATgttcgccatcatcctcaatgCGATGCCAGACTGGCGGGAACCCATGGGGACCCGCATCGATTACATGGAGGATCTCTACTCCGCGTTTCATGAAGGGAATATGGTCATCCTGGATACCGGAATAGTAAGGAATCTCGTGCTCGCTTTTGGAGGCATGCGTGAACCACAGCCGCTGCCGATCGGGATCATTGCCGGCGGACTTGAACTGGTTGAGCCGTCGCAGACGGCGCTCAAGGGCAGCTAATTTTTTGTAGGCCCAGTGTGTGGTAGGGAAGAATGACTGGATGGTTGGATCTTTCGAACCCAGCAGATCCAGGAGAACAAAGAGGGATATCGAGGCGAGAGGAGTCTTGTAAATGGACATGGCTGGGTGGACATCTGAATCCCATTGTTCGGCGAGCGAGCGAGCACCGTAGAGGGAATCGGTGTCGGTCCAATACTTGAAGGCCTCCTCACCGTCCAAGAAAAGCACCTGAATGCCCGTCTGCTCGTCCAACGGGTTTGTCTCGCCTTGTGCCTGCATGGCCTCCCACTTCTTTGTCAGAGCTGCATCGATGGTCCTCATAGCATGCATAATCATCGCACAAGGCGCTGCACTGTCAATAGCCCCAATGAATCCTTCCGGTTCGTATTTGCTGTCGTAATGGGCGACCAAAGTAAGTCGCCCAACGTCGCCGGGGGCCGCCCACGGGGGGTCACGGGATGCGATGAAGTTCACAAACGGCACATCTTTTCCATTCGACACGGGTGTCTTTGATGTCGAGTTTTGAAAGTCGATTTTCCAGTCAGGGAGCGAGTTCCGGAAGAAGTCGACGAAGTGGTTCAGCACGGCTGTCGATCCGGAGGTTCCAGACACACGAGGCCTCAGGATCGGTGACAAGATGGCGCCGGTATGGATATCGAAATCATCGTTCGGGCGGGGAAGAGATTCTAGTGTCTGATCCGAGATGGCCTGGTATGCGTTGCCTGGAGCGATTAGGAAGAGGACGGTGATGTAGATGAGCAAGGGGGCCAGAAGGCCACGATAAGCTGAATACATCGGAATAGCGGAGCGACTGGGGTCAGCGCGTCTTCATCGCAAAGGATATGGATAGCGTCTAGACAGCCTCCAATACAGGAGGATGGTGACGATGCCGACGAGTAAAGCCagatggtggtttgttgaGGAAGCGATGGTGATTGGGGAAGGTTCAAGTCTATTCCCATCTATTGTCGGCCCGTCAATCGAACCTCCGACCGCCAAGCCGGATCACGTTGCGGAGCTTCTCCAATTTCCCAGAAAAAAAGTCACCCGGCCATCCTTTCGCACTGAAGTCAGTCTTCACATCGTGTCCGTTCGACTCTTCTGACCTGCCAAGTGGCGCGAATATACTGCCGGAAGCTCAGCGCGAACTTATAAAGCCCCCTCGCCAAACCACTCAATGCGTCCTGTCATCCTGCTGAGCGCGCAATTGCGCTCCGCACTTCCCCGGAGCGTGCGGAGAGACCTCAACAGCAAGCTATTTGCTCGATTCAAGACAACTCAGAACCCTGTTCCTCCGCCGAAGCCCAGCGCTCCTTTCATCAAGCGAAAGGAGCCTATTGCACCCCGGAACCCACAGGGGTCACCTACCAAACATGCTAAATTGACATTTCGCAAAGGTATAGCTCCCCCGCTAAGTTGCCAAGATAAGGAGAAAATCGTGCTGATTCGATATTTGTAGGGCCACCGGAGAAGGTAGTGGTGTATTATAGCGGGAAAGGGAAGACAGCTGTGGTAGGAACATTGAAGCTCGTTTCACTTTTAATATTTGGAGTTTCCTGTTTCCTTCTTGCTCCAGCATTCGCATCATCGGATGAGCATCCATGGTACCTCGCCCCTGCAAGTAAGTATGCACGGTCGCTTGTC harbors:
- a CDS encoding YeeE/YedE family protein (COG:S;~EggNog:ENOG410PNG7;~TransMembrane:7 (o20-40i47-66o78-96i117-136o161-180i192-211o231-250i)) — encoded protein: MFTPVHTTFGALMLFQGSTGLLLHNGAVFGISSLLSGALLNPTRDNVALIAGLVSSVVPVALFLPSAIPSYPTAPSSWGSWLLTVGHGFLLGWGTKNGRGCTSGHMLCGISRLSPRSFIATAVFFTTALLTANFFAGGSNIPPCAGGTPCYMPVYPSTAEFAVMLTTTVVTSVMNFVVVPRALERSERSRTIFSYLAGLEFGVGLLFSGMADPAKVLRFFAFLSDPSRFDPSLALIILFGIGPSLIIFLSTKPGKKTDNKAEQSTPTLAAQWRLPTATVADIDWKFVAGGVAFGLAWGLRGVCPGPAILRSVLQPVWGLAEMTGFMLGNLM
- a CDS encoding glutaminyl-peptide cyclotransferase family protein (COG:O;~EggNog:ENOG410PJ5M;~InterPro:IPR007484,IPR037457,IPR040234;~MEROPS:MER0015095;~PFAM:PF04389;~SECRETED:SignalP(1-27);~go_function: GO:0016603 - glutaminyl-peptide cyclotransferase activity [Evidence IEA]) translates to MYSAYRGLLAPLLIYITVLFLIAPGNAYQAISDQTLESLPRPNDDFDIHTGAILSPILRPRVSGTSGSTAVLNHFVDFFRNSLPDWKIDFQNSTSKTPVSNGKDVPFVNFIASRDPPWAAPGDVGRLTLVAHYDSKYEPEGFIGAIDSAAPCAMIMHAMRTIDAALTKKWEAMQAQGETNPLDEQTGIQVLFLDGEEAFKYWTDTDSLYGARSLAEQWDSDVHPAMSIYKTPLASISLFVLLDLLGSKDPTIQSFFPTTHWAYKKLAALERRLRRLNQFKSAGNDPDRQRLWFTHASKSEHEIPYYSGIQDDHIPFMKRGVEILHVIDAGPHGFPPVWHRIEDDGEHLDLATVEDWSLLVTAFAAEWMELEGFMPGSEQESREDAHGKNKRTGYDVKTELS